In Eubacteriales bacterium mix99, the DNA window TCAGGGCAATGAAGCCCTGGACGAGGAAGGGCGCTTCATCAACGAGCGTGTTATGGTGAGGCTTCGTGAGGATATTTTTGAGGTCCCCCGGGACCAGGTGGACTATATGGACGTATCACCGAAGCAGTTGGTTTCTGTGGCCACGGCAATGATTCCCTTCCTGGAAAATGACGATGCCAACCGTGCTTTGATGGGATCCAACATGCAGCGGCAGGCCGTTCCCTTGATCAAGCCGGAAGCTCCCATTGTGGGCACCGGTATGGAGTATAAGGCAGCCAGGGATTCCGGCGTTGTGATTTTGGCGAAGGAAGCCGGCGTAGTCCGGAAAGTGGATGCCGATTATGTTCGGATCAAGGGGGACGACGGCCGGGAATACCGCTATAAATTATTGAAGTTCAAACGATCCAACCAGGGAACCTGCATGAATCAGAGGCCGATTGTTTCCGAAGGCGAGCGGGTTTCGAAAGGACAGATCATCGTTGACGGCCCCTCCACCGATGAGGGAGAGGTTGCGCTGGGCCGCAATGTGCTGATCGGCTTTATGAGCTGGGAGGGTTATAACTATGAAGACGCCGTCCTGATCAGTGAAAAGCTGGTTCGAAACGATGTCTTTACCTCCATCCATATTGAGGAATATGAATCGGATGCCCGGGATACCAAGCTGGGCCCCGAGGAAATCACACGGGATATCCCCAATGTGGGGGAAGAAGCATTGAAGGATCTGGATGAGCGGGGCATTATTCGGATTGGCGCAGAGGTGCGGGCCGGAAACATCCTGGTGGGCAAGGTAACCCCCAAGGGGGAGACTGAGCTGACGGCAGAGGAACGTTTGCTCCGTGCTATTTTTGGGGAAAAGGCCCGCGAGGTTCGGGATACTTCCCTGAAGGTACCCCACGGGGAAAGCGGCATCATTGTGGATGTGAAGGTTTTTCTGCGGGAGAACGGCGATGAACTACCCCCTGGTGTCAATCAGTTGGTTCGCTGCTATATCGCGCAAAAGAGAAAAATATCCGTTGGAGATAAAATGTCCGGGCGCCATGGGAACAAGGGCGTGATTTCCCGGGTGCTTCCGGAGGAGGATATGCCCTTCCTGCCGGACGGGACGCCTCTTGAAATCTGCCTGAATCCGCTCGGGGTTCCTTCCCGTATGAATATCGGCCAGGTGCTGGAAGTGCATCTGGGCCTGGCTGCAAAAGAGCTGGGATGGCATATTGCCACTCCGGTTTTTGACGGAGCATCCGAGATTGATATTATGGATACTCTGGAAAAAGCCAATATCAACCGTGACGGAAAGCTCACGGTTTATGACGGACGTACCGGGGAAGCTTTTGACAGCCCGGTAACGGTAGGATATATGTATTTCCTGAAGCTGGCTCACCTGGTGGACGACAAGATTCACGCACGTTCCACCGGACCTTATTCGCTGGTAACGCAGCAGCCGCTGGGGGGCAAGGCACAGTTCGGCGGGCAGCGTTTCGGTGAGATGGAAGTCTGGGCCCTGGAAGCGTATGGCGCAGCCCATACCCTGCAGGAGATCCTGACGGTGAAATCCGATGATGTGGTTGGCAGGGTCAAGACCTATGAGGCGATCGTGAAAGGCGAAAATATCCCGGAGCCCGGAGCTCCGGAGGCTTTCAAGGTCCTGATCAAGGAACTGCAGAGCCTGGCCCTTGATGTAAAGGTGCTGAGCGATAAAAACGAAGAGATCGTCATGAAGGAATCCGACGACGATGATGTGGATGATCTGGATATCAATATCGAGGGACGTGAGGAACAGACTCCGGAAGAAGAGTCGGAGGAATACGAAGACGATGAGCTGGATCTGGACCTGGACAATATTGCAGCCATTCCGGGCATGGACGAAGACGATGCTGCGGACGAACCCGATGATTCCGATGATTCCGACGATTCCGATGATTCCGATGATTCCGATGATTCCGACGAATCGGATGACCTTCTGGAGGATATCAACCTGGATGACGATGATGAATAACATAAAGAAGGGAGAGATAGCCCTTGTTCGAGCTGAATAATTTGAGTTCCATTCAGATAGGCCTGGCGTCTCCGGATAAAATCCGGGAGTGGTCCAGGGGCGAGGTGAAGAAGCCGGAAACCATCAATTATCGTACCTTGAAGCCCGAAAAGGATGGATTGTTCTGTGAAAAAATATTTGGTCCCCAAAAGGACTGGGAGTGCCATTGCGGGAAATACAAGAGGATCCGTTATAAGGGAATCATCTGTGACCGATGCGGTGTAGAGGTAACCCGTTCCAAGGTGCGTCGGGAGCGGATGGGTCATATTGAGCTGGCGGCTCCGGTATCGCACATCTGGTATTTTAAGGGAATCCCCAGCAGGATGGGTTTGATACTGGATATGTCCCCCCGATCCCTGGAGAAGATCCTGTATTTTGCTTCTTATGTCGTTCTGGATCCCGGAGATACTCCTTTGTCAAAAAAGCTTGTCTTAAATGAGAAGGAATACCGGGAAAACCTCGATAAATACGGCGACAGTTTCCGTTGCGGCATGGGAGCAGAGGCAATCAAGGAGCTGCTCAAGGAAATTGATCTGAATGCCATGTCCGAAGAGCTTCGCTCGGACCTGAAGAATTCCACCGGACAGAAGAGGATCCGGATTGTAAAACGGCTGGAGGTTGTGGAGTCCTTCAAGAAATCAGGCAATCGCCCGGAATATATGATTCTGGATGCCGTACCGGTTATTCCGCCGGAGCTGCGCCCCATGGTTCAGCTGGACGGCGGCCGTTTTGCCACCTCGGATCTGAATGACCTTTACCGGCGAATCATCAATCGCAACAACCGGTTGAAACGGCTGCTGGATCTGGGAGCGCCGGATATCATTGTCCGCAATGAAAAGCGTATGCTGCAGGAGGCAGTGGATGCCCTGATTGACAACGGGCGAAGAGGACGCCCCGTTACCGGCCCCGGAAACCGGCCCCTGAAATCCCTCAGCGATATGCTGAAGGGCAAACAGGGACGATTCCGGCAGAATCTGCTGGGAAAACGGGTGGATTATTCCGGACGGTCCGTTATTGTGGTCGGCCCGGATCTGAAGATGACGCAGTGCGGCCTTCCCAAGGAGATGGCCCTGGAGTTGTTCAAGCCCTTTGTAATGAAGCGTCTGGTGGAAAAAGGCCTGGCTCATAACATAAAGAGTGCAAAGCGTATGGTCGAAAGAGTCCGGCCGGAAGTGTGGGATGTGGTGGAAGAAGTCATCAGGGAGCATCCCGTTCTGCTGAACCGTGCCCCGACTCTTCACCGCCTCGGTATTCAGGCCTTTGAACCGGTGTTGGTGGAAGGCCGTGCGCTGAAACTGCATCCTCTGGCATGCACCGCATACAATGCGGACTTTGACGGCGATCAGATGGCCGTTCATGTACCGCTTTCCGTGGAAGCACAGTCGGAAGCCAGGTTTTTGATGCTGGCTGCCAACAACATCTTGAAGCCTCAGGACGGCAGGCCGGTTGTTACTCCCACTCTGGACATGATTTTCGGATGTTATTATCTGACCATCGAAAAGCCCGGGGAAAAGGGAGAAGGAAAGGTATTTGGCGATACCAATGAGGTGATCATGGCATACCAGGAAGGCATTGCAGGGCTGCATGCAAAAGTGAAGATGCGGGTCTTCCGGGAAGTGGACGGGGAAAAAGTTTCCCGGCTGATTGATATCACTCCCGGGCGCGTTATTTTCAATGAAGCCATTCCGCAGGATTTGGGCTGTCAGGATCGAAGCGACCCGGATCAGATGTTTTTGCCGGAAATTGACAAGCCGGTAAATAAGGGAATGTTGCAAAGGATAATCGATAAATGTTATCATAAATTTGGCGGAGCTGAGACTTCCAGGATGCTGGACAAAATAAAGGCACTGGGGTTTCATTATTGCACCAAAAGTGCTCTCACTGTCAGTGTTTCCGACATGGTCGTCCCGAAAGAGAAAAAGGAACTTCTTGCCAAAGCCGATGAAGAGGTTCAGAAGATCCATCGTCAGTACCGTCGTGGCTTGATTTCGAATGATGAGCGCTATGAAAGGGTCATTGACACCTGGAATGAAACGACGGACGCTGTTACTGGGGCTCTGAAATCCGCATGGAATGAATACAATCCCCTGAACATGATGGCGGCTTCCGGCGCCCGTGGAAACATCAACCAGATCCGTCAGCTGGCCGGGATGCGCGGACTGATGGCCAATCCGTCCGGCAAGATTATCGAACTGCCGATCCGGGCAAATTTCCGGGAAGGTCTCACCGTTCTGGAGTTCTTCATTTCCACCCACGGTGCCAGGAAGGGATTGGCGGATACTGCACTGCGTACCGCAGATTCCGGATATTTGACCCGTCGTCTGGTGGATGTCAGTCAGGATGTGATTATCCAGTCGGAGGACTGCTTTGAGGAATCCGGGGAAAAGATCCGCGGCATATGGGTCAGTGAGATCAAGGAAGACAATGAGATCATTGAGCCGTTTTCCGACCGCATCACAGGACGTTATGTTGCAGAAACGGTGGTGCATCCGGAAACGGGTGAAGTCATTGTAGAAGCAAACCATCTGGTTACGCCGGCGATTGCTTCCAGGATCATTGAAGCGGGCATTACACGGTGCTGCATCCGGACGGTTCTGACCTGCCGGGCTGAGCACGGCGTATGCGCAAAGTGTTACGGCAGCAATCTGGCCACCGGAGATCCGGTCAACGTCGGCGAAGCAATCGGAATTATTGCCGCTCAGTCCATTGGCGAACCAGGTACCCAGCTGACCATGAGAACATTCCATACCGGCGGCGTTGCCGGAGACGATATTACGCAGGGCCTGCCCAGGGTAGAGGAGCTTTTCGAAGCCAGGAAGCCAAAAGGCCTGGCCATTATCTCGGAATTGTCCGGCAAGGTTTCGGTCAATGAACAGAAAAAGAAGAGAGAAATCACCATTATCAATGATGACGAGGGCGATTCCAAGACCTATCTGATACCGTATGGATCCCGCATCAAGGTGGAGGAAGGACAGGTCGTGGAGGCCGGAGACGAATTGACGGAAGGCTCCATCAATCCTCATGATATTCTGAAGATCAAGGGGATCAAGGGAGTGCAGGCATATCTGCTGCAGGAGGTGCAGAAGGTTTACCGGCTGCAGGGTGTGGATATCAATGACCGCCATGTTGAAGTGATCATCCGGCAGATGCTGCACAAAGTCCGGGTGGAGGATGCCGGGGATACGGACCTGTTGCCCGGCAGTCTGGTTGATATTTTTGATTTCGAGCGGGAAAATGAGCGCGTGATGAAGGAAGATGGCGTGCCTGCCCAGGCGAAGAGAGTTCTGCTCGGTATTACCAAATCCGCCCTTTCCACGGATTCCTTCCTGTCTGCCGCTTCGTTCCAGGAAACGACAAGAGTCCTGACTGATGCGGCCATAAAAGGCAAGAATGACCCATTGGCCGGCTTGAAGGAAAATGTTATTATCGGAAAGCTGATTCCTGCGGGAACCGGCATGAAACGCTACCGGAATATCGAAATTGTAAATGAAAAAGTCGGATCAGAAGACGCTCCGGATGCCATTGAGCTGGAGCTCCCTTCGAAGAAGGATCTTGTTGAAGCCTGATCCTGTCGACGCATGGAAAAAGCAAGGCTCTGCCTGCTTCATGGTTCCGCCTTCTTTTTCCTTGTTTTTCGCCTTTTTTATTGACAGCAACAGGCCGTAAGTGCTAAAATAATTAAGTGCGCTTATTTTGGGCATTTGTGTTGTCGCAGGAGGTTGGAAGGATGCCGCATAATCTGAAATTTATCCCATCCCAGACTGTCGTGGGGCGGAAACAAACCGCCAAAGCCATTCGGCAGGGAAAAGCACAGCGTGTGTTTCTGGCATGCGATGCGGAGAATTATGTGGTAAACGAAATGAAGGATCTTTGCAGCGAATTCCATGTTCCGGTTACGGAGATTGCCACCATGAAGGAATTGGGAAAAGCCTGTGGCATTCAGGTGGGAGCTGCGACAGCTGCGATCCGGAAGGAAGCGCCGGGCAAAAAGAAAGAAACCGTACCCATCCGTTGATTCCGAAATGTAATTTGCTATAGGAACGATATTTTTGAAAGGAGGTGGAGGAATGCCTACCATCAATCAATTGGTACGAAAAGGAAGAGAAAAGGTAACCTACCAGTCAGATGCTCCGGCGCTGAATGCGTCGCCCCAGAAGCGTGGAGTTTGTACTGCCGTTAAGACAACGACTCCAAAAAAGCCAAACTCTGCCTTGAGGAAAATTGCCAGAGTCCGCTTGACTCATGGAATGGAAGTAACCGCTTATATCCCGGGGATTGGACATAACCTGCAGGAGCACTCTGTTGTTTTGATCCGCGGAGGCAGGGTAAAGGACCTGCCCGGTGTGCGTTATCATATCGTACGCGGTGCTTTGGATACGGCCGGCGTGGCAAATAGAATGAAGGCCCGATCCAAATATGGTACCAAAAGGCCAAAGAAGTAATGGATTTTGGAGAAAATAGAGTGTTAAGGAGGGAATAGGATGCCAAGAAAGGGGTATGTTTCCAAGAGGGAAGTACTTCCTGATCCGATTTATGGCGATAAAGTTGTCACGAAGCTGATTAATCAGGTAATGCAGGACGGGAAACGCGGTGTGGCTCAGAAAATCTGCTATGAATCCTTTGACCTGATCCAGGAAAAGGCAGGGAAGGATCCGATGGAAGTTTTTGAGCAGGCATTGAATAATATTATGCCTGTATTGGAAGTAAAGTCCAGGAGAGTCGGCGGTGCCACCTATCAGGTACCCATGGAAGTCCGTCCGGAAAGACGTCAGACCCTGGGACTGCGATGGCTGGTAAGCTTTGCAAGGAACCGCGGGGAGAAGACCATGAAACAGCGTCTGGCCGGCGAGATCATGGATGCCGCCAATAATTCAGGCAGTGCAGTGAGAAGGAAGGAAGAAACCCACAGGATGGCTGAAGCCAACAAGGCTTTTGCCCATTACAGGTGGTAAGAGAACAGGTAGAAAACGGACTGAAACTGAATTTGGGGAACGGTAATGGATTTAGCATGAATTGAAAGGAGGCTAATTTAGTGCCTAGGCAATTTTCATTGGAAAAGACAAGGAATATCGGTATCATGGCACATATCGATGCCGGTAAGACAACAACAACAGAGCGCATATTGTTCTACACCGGACGGGTTCATAAGCTTGGCGAAGTTCATGACGGCAATGCGACAATGGACTGGATGGAAGAGGAGCAGGAGCGCGGTATCACGATTACATCCGCCGCCACTACGACACAGTGGAAGGGGCATCGTATCAACATTATTGATACGCCAGGGCACGTTGACTTTACCGTTGAAGTGGAGCGTTCTCTTCGCGTCCTCGATGGTTCAGTAGCAGTGTTTTGTGCCAAAGGAGGCGTAGAGCCTCAATCCGAAACGGTATGGAGGCAGGCAGATAAATATGGTGTTCCAAAAATCGCGTATGTAAACAAGATGGATATTATGGGCGCCGACTTTCTGCGTGTCGTCAATATGATTCATGAGCGGCTACAGGCCAATCCGGTTGCCATCCAGCTGCCTATCGGCAAGGAAGACAACTTTACAGGTGTGATCGATCTGATCAATATGGAGGCCTATCACTATACAGATGATTTAGGAACCCACAGTGAGGAATCTGCGATCCCGGACGATATGCTGGATATGGCGAAGGAATATCGTACCAAAATGATTGAAGCTGTCGCAGAGACAGATGATGACTTGATGATGAAATATCTCGACGGCGAGGAACTGACGGTTGATGAGATTCATAGGGCAATCCGCAAGGCAACCATAGGACTGAAGATGGTTCCGGTGGTGTGTGGATCCTCTTACAAGAACAAGGGAGTTCAGATGCTTTTGGATGCCATTGTGGAGTATCTTCCTTCTCCCCTGGACGTACCGTCCATAAAGGGAAAGAAGCCGGATTCGGACGAAGAAGTGGATCGGCATTCTTCGGATGAGGAACCGTTCAGTGCGCTGGCATTTAAGATCATGACGGATCCCTATGTGGGGAAACTGGCTTTCTTCCGGGTTTATTCCGGAACGCTGGAAAACGGATCCTATGTATATAATTCCGTAAAGGGCAAAAGGGAGAGAGTTGCCCGGATTCTGTTAATGCACGCGAACCACAGGGAAGAAACTCAGAAAGTGTATGCCGGAGATATCGCGGCTGCGGTTGGCCTGAAGAATACGACAACCGGGGATACCCTGTGCGATGAAAACAATCCGGTGGTCCTGGAGTCCATGGAGTTTCCGGATCCGGTGATCCAGGTTGCCATAGAGCCCAAAACCAAGGCCGGGCAGGAAAAAATGGGCATTGCTTTTGCCAAGCTGGCAGAAGAGGATCCGACTTTCCGGACCTATACGGATCAGGAGACCGGACAGACTATTATCGCCGGCATGGGCGAGCTTCATCTGGAGATCATTGTGGACCGTCTGCTTCGGGAGTTCAAGGTGGAAGCAAACGTGGGAAAGCCGCAGGTGGCCTACCGCGAAACCATCCGCAAACCCGTCCGGAGCGAAGGAAGATTTGTCCGGCAGTCCGGCGGGCATGGCCAATATGGACATGTTGTGCTGGAAGTGGAGCCTTTGGAGCCCGGTTCCGGCTATGAGTTTGTAAACAAGATTGTAGGCGGTGTGGTTCCCAGGGAATATATCCAACCGGCTGACAATGGGATTCAGGAAGCAATGCAGAGCGGTATCCTGGGAGGCTACCCGGTTGTGGATATCCGTGCCACACTTGTGGACGGTTCCTATCATGAGGTGGACTCTTCCGAAATGGCTTTTAAGATTGCAGGTTCCATGGCGCTGAAAGACGCATTGAAAAAGGCAAGTTCCGTATTGCTGGAGCCGGTGATGGATGTGGAGGTCACAGTACCCGAGGAATATATGGGCGATGTGATGGGAGACATCAATTCCCGACGGGGCAGGATAGAAGGCATGAAACCCGAACGGGGCGCAGAGATTATTCGTTCAGTGGTGCCTTTGGCAGAAATGTTTGGATATGCAACCGATCTTCGCTCCAGGACCCAGGGACGCGGCGTTTATACCATGCAGCTGTCCCATTATGAAGAAGTTCCGAAGAATATTATGGAAAAAGTTATTACAAAGTAACAGATGGATCGATAAGGAGGACAAATGAATCATGGCAAAGGCAAAATATGAGAGGACAAAACCCCATGTCAATATTGGGACAATCGGGCATGTAGACCACGGCAAAACCACTTTGACGGCAGCGATTACAACGATTCTGGCAAAGCTGGGAAAAGCACAGGCCACGAAATATGATGAGATTGACAAAGCCCCGGAGGAGAAGGAAAGAGGAATAACCATCAATACCGCCCATGTGGAGTATGAGACCGATAAACGGCATTATGCCCACGTGGACTGTCCCGGGCATGCGGACTACGTAAAGAACATGATCACAGGAGCTGCCCAGATGGACGGAGCGATTCTGGTGGTATCCGCAGCAGACGGCCCCATGCCGCAGACAAGGGAGCATATTTTGCTGGCACGGCAGGTGGGAGTGCCCAACATCGTTGTCTATCTGAACAAGATTGATCAGGTGGACGATGAGGAGCTTCTGGAGCTGGTGGAGCTGGAAGTGCGTGACTTGCTGACAGAGTATGACTTTCCGGGGGACGACGTACCGATTATCAAAGGATCTGCCCTGAAGGCACTGGAAGCAGTCAACAGCGGAGCGGATGTGAAGACGGATCCGTGGTGCAAGTCGATATTTGAGCTGATGGATGCAGTGGACGAATATATCCCCACACCAAAGCGCAGCAATGACAAGCCGTTTTTGATGCCGGTGGAGGATGTCTTCACCATTACTGGACGGGGAACGGTTGCGACCGGGAGAGTGGAGCGCGGTACGGTAAAGATCTCCGATCCGGTGGAGATTGTGGGACTGGAGCCCAAGGCCAAATCCACAGTGGTTACCGGGGTCGAGATGTTCCGGAAGGTGCTGGATCAGGCAGAGGCCGGAGACAATATCGGAGTGCTGCTGCGTGGCATTCAGAGGGAGGAAGTGGAGCGTGGGCAGGTATTGGCCAAGCCCGGGACGGTTCATCCACACACGGAGTTCAGCGGACAGGTTTACGTATTGAAGAAGGAGGAAGGCGGACGGCATACCCCGTTCTTCAACGGTTATCGCCCACAGTTCTTTTTCCGGACGACAGATGTGACCGGGGACATTGAGCTGCCGGAGGGCGTGGAAATGGTCATGCCCGGGGATCATATAACGATGGACGTAAAGCTGATTACCCCCATTGCCATGGAGGAAGGTCTGCGGTTTGCCATTCGCGAAGGTGGAAAGACTGTTGGCGCAGGCGTTGTTTCTTCCATAAAAGAATAGTGGAAAGGCTTTGAAGATTCAACACTATCCTTTCCCGGAACAGGAAGGGATAGTGTATTTCACTGTTGGGCCTGCTTTGCAGAGTTTGTAAAAACTCAAAAAATACTTGCTTTTCTGTAAGTTTTATTGTAGTATGTAATGGTTGTGTTATTATTAGGACACTAGGGATGAAGTAAAAGGTTGCCGATGAAATCGCGTCGGGGAATTTTTATGGACCAGTCCGTTTGAATCGGGCGAACTGCCTTGTTCCTTTTGTGTGCTTTTCTTTTTTTCGTTGAAAATGGCACACGTGGTTAAGTGGTAACAAGGTGATGGATTGCCCTGCTTCTGACTTGACGGGACGAAAAAGCGTCCGGCTATGAGTAAAAGGAGGGGAATTTTTTGGCAAGCCAAAAAATCAGAATTAAATTAAAGGCCTATGATCACACTTTGATTGATCAGTCGGCAGAAAGGATTGTTGAGACTGCAAGGAAAACCGGAGCAAAGGTTTCCGGTCCCGTTCCATTGCCGACAGATAAGGAAGTGATCACTGTTTTAAGAGCTCCTCACAAGTACAAGGATTCCCGTGAGCAGTTTGAAATGAGGACACACAAGCGTTTGATCGATATTTTAAGCCCAACGTCCAAAACGGTGGATTCCCTGATGCGATTGGATCTGCCGGCCGGTGTTGATATCGAAATCAAATTATAGAGCTTCGGACACTATAGTTTCAGAACGGAGGTTTTAAGAAATGCAAAAAGCCATTCTAGGTAAAAAACTGGGCATGACCCAGATCTTTACAGAAAAAGGCCTGATGGTACCCGTTACCGTAGTGGAAGCCGGTCCCTGTGTCGTCACTCAGGTCAAAACTCAGGAAAAAGATGGTTATCGTGCTCTTCAAATCGGATTTGATGATATTCGATCCACCCTGGTCAATCAGCCCAGGAAGGGACATTTTGATAAGAACAGCACACCCTACAAAAGGTATCTCAGGGAAATAAGACTGGATAATGCACAGGATTACCAGGTCGGCAATGAGATCAAAGCGGATGTTTTCGCTGCGGGAGAGAAAGTGGATGTCAGTGGTATTACAAAAGGTAAGGGGTTTGCCGGTGTCATCAAGAGATGGAACCAGCACAGGGGCCCCATGGCACATGGATCCAGATACCATCGTCGTCCCGGATCCCTTGGACCGGGCAGTTCACCGAGTCGTGTGTTCAAGACAAAGCACCTGCCTGGCAGAATGGGGCGGGACAGGGTTACCATTGCCAACCTTGAAGTTGTCAAAGTGGATGCAAAGCGCAATTTGCTGCTGATCAAAGGCGCCGTTCCCGGCCCAAAGGGAACTTTACTGACCATCAAGGATACCGTAAAGAGGTAATACATCTAAACGGAAAGGAGGAAAGATTATGCCTAAAGTAGCTTTATATAATATAGAAGGCACTTCAGTCGGCGATATCGAATTGAAGGATGCGATTTTCGGGATTGAAGTCAACAAAAATGCGTTGTATCAGGTTACCAGGATGCAACTGGCCAATAAAAGGCAAGGTACCCAATCCACCCTGACCCGCGCAGAAGTCAGGGGAGGCGGCGCCAAGCCCTGGAGGCAGAAGGGAACCGGCCGTGCCCGGCACGGGAGCAGCCGTTCTCCCATATGGACAAAGGGCGGTGTTGTATTTGCTCCCAAGCCAAGGGATTACAGCTATACGGTTCCCAAAAAGATCAAAAGGCTTGCCATGAAATGTGCACTGAGCTCAAAAGTGCAGGAAGACAATATCACGGTGATGGATTCCCTGACACTTCCTCAGGCGAAGACAAAGGAAATGGTCCGGGTTCTGAAAAACCTGAAGTCGGAGGGAAAGGCTCTCCTTGTTCTTTCAGGCAGGGACGAGAACGTGGAGAGAGCGTCCCGCAATCTTCCCAATGTGAAACTTTGTTTTGTCAATACACTGAATGTATTGGATATTTTGAATTATGACCGCTTTATCATTACGCAGGATGCCGTAAAAATGGTTGAGGAGGTGTATGCATGATGAAAGCTCCTCATGATATTATTCTACGGCCGGTATTGACGGAAAAGAGTTATGATTCCATACCGGATAAGAAATACACCTTTCTTGTGGATGCCAGATCCAATAAAACGGAAATCAAGCAGGCAGTTGAGACCATTTTCGGAGTAAAGGTAAAAAACGTCAACACGCTTCGCCAGCAGGGCAAAATGAAGCGTGTGGGAGTTCATACCGGCAGGAAGCCTTCCTTTAAGAAAGCCTTTGTTACGCTGACTGCCGAGAGCAAGGCAATTGAGTTCTTCGAAGGAATGGCCTAAAAAGGAGGTAAGACAAGATGGCAATCAAAGATTATAAACCAACCTCCCCCGCCAGAAGGCATATGACCGTTTCTTCTTTTGAAGAAATTACCAAAGCACAGCCGGAAAAGGCACTTTTGGTAGCTCTGAAGGAGAAAGCCGGCAGAAATGATGCAGGACGGATTACCGTCCGTCATCAGGGCGGCGGAGCAAAGAGAAAATATCGTATTATTGATTTTAAGCGCAATAAAGATGGGGTTCCCGCAAAGGTTGCAGGGATTGAGTACGATCCCAACCGAAGCGCCAATATTGCATTGCTGCACTATGCGGACGGGGAAAAGCGATACATCCTCAGTCCCAACGGGCTGCATGTCGGGGATACGGTGGTATCCGGCAAGGATGCGGATATCCGGATCGGAAACGCATTGCCGCTTCAGAATATTCCGGTGGGTACCGTGATTCACAACATCGAGCTTCATGCCGGCAAAGGCGGGCAGTTTACCCGATCTGCAGGCAATGCGGCACAGCTGACCGCAAAGGAAGGGAAATTTGCTCAGGTAAAGCTTCCTTCCGGTGAAGTACGC includes these proteins:
- the rpsL gene encoding 30S ribosomal protein S12 translates to MPTINQLVRKGREKVTYQSDAPALNASPQKRGVCTAVKTTTPKKPNSALRKIARVRLTHGMEVTAYIPGIGHNLQEHSVVLIRGGRVKDLPGVRYHIVRGALDTAGVANRMKARSKYGTKRPKK
- the rpsG gene encoding 30S ribosomal protein S7 — encoded protein: MPRKGYVSKREVLPDPIYGDKVVTKLINQVMQDGKRGVAQKICYESFDLIQEKAGKDPMEVFEQALNNIMPVLEVKSRRVGGATYQVPMEVRPERRQTLGLRWLVSFARNRGEKTMKQRLAGEIMDAANNSGSAVRRKEETHRMAEANKAFAHYRW
- the fusA gene encoding elongation factor G, with protein sequence MPRQFSLEKTRNIGIMAHIDAGKTTTTERILFYTGRVHKLGEVHDGNATMDWMEEEQERGITITSAATTTQWKGHRINIIDTPGHVDFTVEVERSLRVLDGSVAVFCAKGGVEPQSETVWRQADKYGVPKIAYVNKMDIMGADFLRVVNMIHERLQANPVAIQLPIGKEDNFTGVIDLINMEAYHYTDDLGTHSEESAIPDDMLDMAKEYRTKMIEAVAETDDDLMMKYLDGEELTVDEIHRAIRKATIGLKMVPVVCGSSYKNKGVQMLLDAIVEYLPSPLDVPSIKGKKPDSDEEVDRHSSDEEPFSALAFKIMTDPYVGKLAFFRVYSGTLENGSYVYNSVKGKRERVARILLMHANHREETQKVYAGDIAAAVGLKNTTTGDTLCDENNPVVLESMEFPDPVIQVAIEPKTKAGQEKMGIAFAKLAEEDPTFRTYTDQETGQTIIAGMGELHLEIIVDRLLREFKVEANVGKPQVAYRETIRKPVRSEGRFVRQSGGHGQYGHVVLEVEPLEPGSGYEFVNKIVGGVVPREYIQPADNGIQEAMQSGILGGYPVVDIRATLVDGSYHEVDSSEMAFKIAGSMALKDALKKASSVLLEPVMDVEVTVPEEYMGDVMGDINSRRGRIEGMKPERGAEIIRSVVPLAEMFGYATDLRSRTQGRGVYTMQLSHYEEVPKNIMEKVITK
- the tuf gene encoding elongation factor Tu — encoded protein: MAKAKYERTKPHVNIGTIGHVDHGKTTLTAAITTILAKLGKAQATKYDEIDKAPEEKERGITINTAHVEYETDKRHYAHVDCPGHADYVKNMITGAAQMDGAILVVSAADGPMPQTREHILLARQVGVPNIVVYLNKIDQVDDEELLELVELEVRDLLTEYDFPGDDVPIIKGSALKALEAVNSGADVKTDPWCKSIFELMDAVDEYIPTPKRSNDKPFLMPVEDVFTITGRGTVATGRVERGTVKISDPVEIVGLEPKAKSTVVTGVEMFRKVLDQAEAGDNIGVLLRGIQREEVERGQVLAKPGTVHPHTEFSGQVYVLKKEEGGRHTPFFNGYRPQFFFRTTDVTGDIELPEGVEMVMPGDHITMDVKLITPIAMEEGLRFAIREGGKTVGAGVVSSIKE
- the rpsJ gene encoding 30S ribosomal protein S10: MASQKIRIKLKAYDHTLIDQSAERIVETARKTGAKVSGPVPLPTDKEVITVLRAPHKYKDSREQFEMRTHKRLIDILSPTSKTVDSLMRLDLPAGVDIEIKL
- the rplC gene encoding 50S ribosomal protein L3; amino-acid sequence: MQKAILGKKLGMTQIFTEKGLMVPVTVVEAGPCVVTQVKTQEKDGYRALQIGFDDIRSTLVNQPRKGHFDKNSTPYKRYLREIRLDNAQDYQVGNEIKADVFAAGEKVDVSGITKGKGFAGVIKRWNQHRGPMAHGSRYHRRPGSLGPGSSPSRVFKTKHLPGRMGRDRVTIANLEVVKVDAKRNLLLIKGAVPGPKGTLLTIKDTVKR
- the rplD gene encoding 50S ribosomal protein L4; the protein is MPKVALYNIEGTSVGDIELKDAIFGIEVNKNALYQVTRMQLANKRQGTQSTLTRAEVRGGGAKPWRQKGTGRARHGSSRSPIWTKGGVVFAPKPRDYSYTVPKKIKRLAMKCALSSKVQEDNITVMDSLTLPQAKTKEMVRVLKNLKSEGKALLVLSGRDENVERASRNLPNVKLCFVNTLNVLDILNYDRFIITQDAVKMVEEVYA
- the rplW gene encoding 50S ribosomal protein L23, yielding MKAPHDIILRPVLTEKSYDSIPDKKYTFLVDARSNKTEIKQAVETIFGVKVKNVNTLRQQGKMKRVGVHTGRKPSFKKAFVTLTAESKAIEFFEGMA
- the rplB gene encoding 50S ribosomal protein L2, giving the protein MAIKDYKPTSPARRHMTVSSFEEITKAQPEKALLVALKEKAGRNDAGRITVRHQGGGAKRKYRIIDFKRNKDGVPAKVAGIEYDPNRSANIALLHYADGEKRYILSPNGLHVGDTVVSGKDADIRIGNALPLQNIPVGTVIHNIELHAGKGGQFTRSAGNAAQLTAKEGKFAQVKLPSGEVRMVRSECRATIGQVGNAEHENITIGKAGKKRHMGIRPTVRGSVMNPSDHPHGGGEGKAPIGRPSPVTPWGKPTLGYKTRRKKNKSDQYIIKRRTK